DNA from Hwangdonia lutea:
TGTCCAAATTGATTAAAAAAGCTGAAGACTTTGTATTTAACTTATTTAAAAACGAGTTAGATCAGAATTTTATTTATCATAATTACACCCATACCGAGCGTGTTTTACGAAGCACCAGAGAAATCATAAAGAACACCGATGTTTCTAAAAAAGATGCCGAAACCTTGGAATTGGCAGCCTTATTGCACGACACCGGTTACACAAAAACCAGAGAAGGACACGAGGAAGAAAGTGTTAAAATAGCCACTGCCTTTTTAAAGGATCAAGGGGCAGACGACAAAACAATTGAAGCGGTTACCTCGTGCATTATGGCCACAAAATTTAAGGATTCGCCCAAAACCGAACTCGGTAAAATAATACGGGATGCCGATTCGTCGCATTTTGGTAAAAAATATTTTAATGAAGCGAGTGAGTTTTTAAGAAAAGAACTGGAAATTCAAGGTATAGCAAAGTACACACCAAGTGAATGGGTTAACGAAAACATAAAAGTACTTACACAAAAACATGAGTTTTATACCGATTACGCCTTAAAAAACTGGCAACCCAGAAAGGAAAAAAACCTGTCTAAACTTATTAAAACCAAAAAGAAAAGGAAAAGAAAACTTAAAAAGGAAGAATTAAAAGCCAAATACAAAGCGCAGTATAAAAACGAAAGCCCCGAACGAGGCATTCAAACCTTTTACAGAGTGGCATTGCGAAACCATATTAAATTAAGTGATATTGCCGATACCAAGGCCAATATTCTACTATCGGTGAATGCGATAATAATTTCTTTGGTACTCTCCAATTTAATTTCAAAATTAGATAGCCCATCCAATAGCTACCTCATATATCCTACCTTAATTTTTGTAGTGTCGAGTGTTATTTCAATGATACTATCTATAATCGCTACCCGCCCCAACGTTACCAGCGGCGAGTTTACTAAAGAAGATGTTGAGCAAAAACGTGTTAATTTGACCTTTTTTGGTAATTTTCATAAAATGAAATTAGAAGAATATCAATGGGCTATTACAGAATTGCTAAAAGATAAAAAC
Protein-coding regions in this window:
- a CDS encoding Pycsar system effector family protein codes for the protein MSKLIKKAEDFVFNLFKNELDQNFIYHNYTHTERVLRSTREIIKNTDVSKKDAETLELAALLHDTGYTKTREGHEEESVKIATAFLKDQGADDKTIEAVTSCIMATKFKDSPKTELGKIIRDADSSHFGKKYFNEASEFLRKELEIQGIAKYTPSEWVNENIKVLTQKHEFYTDYALKNWQPRKEKNLSKLIKTKKKRKRKLKKEELKAKYKAQYKNESPERGIQTFYRVALRNHIKLSDIADTKANILLSVNAIIISLVLSNLISKLDSPSNSYLIYPTLIFVVSSVISMILSIIATRPNVTSGEFTKEDVEQKRVNLTFFGNFHKMKLEEYQWAITELLKDKNYVYSSLTKDLYFLGKVLDRKYRILRTTYTIFMLGMVISVIAFIISFKVHRPKDDLKDIIGFETQQKNDTKSLLETDYMV